In a genomic window of Quercus lobata isolate SW786 chromosome 4, ValleyOak3.0 Primary Assembly, whole genome shotgun sequence:
- the LOC115986776 gene encoding glutathione transferase GST 23-like translates to MASSAMVTANQLIIMEELKLFRTWSSPFALRVVWALDLKGIQYDTIFEDISNKSSLLLQYNPIYKKVPVLVHNGKPLLESLVILEYIDETWKQTPLLPEDPSERATARFWAKFGDDKVLPSIWNVFIKQGKDQEEAIVTAQENLGFVERQLTGKKFFNGETIGLVDLAFGWLANLLSVLEEVCGATLIDHEKFPLLLEWIQNFAYAPIIKESWPPRDKLITKYQAHHEVYTSKEAPK, encoded by the exons ATGGCCTCATCAGCTATGGTAACAGCAAATCAACTCATAATAATGGAAGAACTGAAGCTCTTCAGAACTTGGTCAAGTCCCTTTGCTTTAAGGGTCGTTTGGGCACTAGACTTGAAGGGCATTCAATATGATACCATATTTGAAGATATCTCTAACAAGAGCTCTTTACTTCTTCAGTATAATCCTATCTACAAGAAGGTACCAGTGCTTGTTCACAATGGAAAACCATTACTGGAGTCACTTGTAATTCTTGAATACATCGACGAGACATGGAAGCAGACTCCATTACTGCCTGAAGATCCTTCTGAACGAGCCACGGCACGCTTTTGGGCCAAATTTGGAGATGATAAG GTTTTGCCATCAATATGGAATGTTTTTATCAAGCAAGGGAAGGATCAAGAGGAAGCTATCGTTACAGCCCAGGAGAACTTGGGATTTGTAGAAAGACAGCTTACtggaaaaaaattcttcaatGGAGAGACAATTGGACTTGTAGACCTTGCTTTTGGTTGGCTTGCTAATTTGCTAAGTGTGTTGGAGGAGGTATGTGGTGCGACCTTGATAGATCATGAAAAATTTCCCTTGTTATTAGAATGGATCCAGAATTTCGCATATGCTCCAATAATTAAAGAAAGCTGGCCCCCTCGAGACAAACTGATCACCAAATACCAAGCTCATCATGAAGTTTACACTTCAAAAGAGGCACCAAAAtga